The following coding sequences are from one Prosthecobacter vanneervenii window:
- a CDS encoding cytochrome P450 — MPAFSDPFREARSTSGVMKCPFHGEDITMILRHEDVRKAAKDWQTFSSDAPFRVPIPSEEEVRTMRQLPIETNPPEHTDYRAIVEPFFQRSKDPAMIAQVEALMDGMLTQALSRDSIEIVNEFALPIQSRALTHLLNVPASEGETWIGWGIHVFKVTGGEFKKGNVLEDYLHAQFDRAEANPGEDFFSALTLAEYRGRKLTREEMMGFANLAFAGGRDTIIHTISCALGYLAEHHEALEFLREDPKRITLASEEFFRVFMPLTHIGRVCPADTDVNGVTVKAGERISLAWASANFDADAFPQPEEVRLDRKPNPHLSFGFGTHLCLGAPHARLILRTLLRLCCERVKRITIVNAAERVEHEAKFDRKLGYESLTVKLEAL, encoded by the coding sequence ATGCCCGCCTTTTCCGATCCCTTCCGCGAAGCACGCAGCACCTCCGGCGTGATGAAGTGCCCCTTTCATGGCGAAGACATTACCATGATCCTGCGCCACGAGGATGTGCGCAAGGCGGCCAAGGACTGGCAGACCTTCAGCTCGGACGCGCCCTTCCGCGTGCCGATTCCCTCCGAGGAGGAGGTGCGCACCATGCGCCAGCTGCCCATCGAGACGAATCCGCCTGAGCACACCGACTACCGCGCCATCGTGGAGCCCTTTTTTCAACGATCCAAAGACCCGGCGATGATCGCGCAAGTGGAGGCGCTGATGGACGGCATGCTGACGCAGGCGCTGAGCCGCGACTCGATCGAGATCGTCAACGAATTCGCGCTGCCCATCCAGTCACGTGCACTGACTCACCTGCTCAATGTGCCCGCGTCTGAAGGCGAAACGTGGATCGGCTGGGGCATTCATGTATTCAAGGTTACTGGCGGTGAGTTCAAAAAAGGCAATGTGCTGGAGGACTATCTGCACGCGCAATTTGACCGTGCTGAGGCTAATCCTGGCGAGGACTTCTTCAGTGCGCTGACATTGGCGGAGTATCGCGGGCGCAAGCTCACGCGGGAGGAGATGATGGGCTTTGCGAATCTGGCCTTTGCCGGCGGTCGAGACACGATCATTCACACGATCTCCTGCGCGCTCGGTTATCTGGCGGAGCATCATGAGGCGCTGGAGTTTCTCCGCGAAGACCCGAAGCGCATCACGCTGGCGAGCGAGGAGTTTTTCCGCGTGTTCATGCCGCTGACGCACATCGGCCGCGTGTGCCCGGCGGATACGGATGTGAACGGTGTCACGGTGAAAGCTGGCGAGCGCATTTCTCTGGCCTGGGCCTCTGCCAACTTTGACGCCGACGCCTTCCCGCAGCCGGAGGAGGTGCGCCTGGACCGCAAACCCAACCCGCATCTGAGCTTTGGCTTTGGTACGCATCTCTGCCTCGGAGCACCGCACGCACGCCTCATCCTGCGCACGCTGCTGAGGTTGTGCTGCGAACGCGTGAAGCGCATCACGATTGTGAATGCGGCAGAGCGTGTGGAGCATGAGGCCAAGTTTGACCGCAAGCTGGGATATGAATCGCTGACGGTGAAGCTGGAGGCGCTCTAG
- a CDS encoding arylsulfatase B, with the protein MKISALFLSSLLLSVSAFAVEKQPNIVFFLIDDLGYADCGFNGGKEIRTPNIDKLAAGGTVLESLYVQPVCSPTRAALMTGRYATHTGVYTIVRPHATWGLPLTERTLANALHDAGYATSIIGKWHLGEFQPSYLPTARGFHHHYGHYFGMLDYFTHMRGQDLDWYRDGQQIKEEGYTTHLLAREACRTIAEKDKSKPLFLYVPFNGVHGPLEVPDEYLKPYGELKGGRQKLAGMLAAVDEAIGQIVTTLEKSGERENTLILFSTDNGGPPPGSNGPLRAFKGSIYEGGVRGCAFANWPGHIPAGKRLKEPMHTVDWYPTLVKLAGGSLEQKTPLDGKDVWPMLTQGAPSPHDAILCVQSPTMAALRMGDWKLVMNGSDADSEEAPAEGAKGKGKGKKGKGGAKTANTADTFALYNLANDIGEKNNLAAQEPERLATMRAKLAEFLKDAVTPGQVGHEAAAMFDQTKKKKAP; encoded by the coding sequence ATGAAAATCAGCGCACTGTTTTTATCATCGCTTCTCCTTTCGGTGTCAGCCTTCGCGGTCGAAAAGCAGCCTAACATTGTCTTCTTTTTGATCGATGACCTTGGCTATGCGGACTGCGGATTCAATGGCGGCAAGGAGATCCGGACACCGAACATCGACAAGCTTGCAGCCGGAGGCACGGTGCTGGAGTCGCTGTATGTGCAGCCGGTGTGCTCGCCAACGCGCGCCGCATTAATGACCGGCCGCTACGCCACGCACACGGGTGTGTACACTATCGTGCGTCCGCATGCCACGTGGGGTCTGCCGCTGACGGAACGCACGCTGGCAAATGCGCTGCATGATGCGGGCTACGCCACGTCGATCATCGGCAAATGGCATCTAGGCGAGTTCCAGCCATCCTACCTGCCCACGGCGCGAGGATTCCACCACCATTACGGGCACTACTTTGGCATGCTGGACTACTTCACCCACATGCGTGGCCAGGATCTGGACTGGTACCGCGACGGCCAGCAGATCAAAGAGGAGGGCTACACCACGCATCTTCTCGCACGTGAGGCCTGCCGCACCATCGCTGAGAAGGACAAGTCGAAGCCGTTGTTTCTCTACGTGCCCTTCAATGGAGTGCATGGCCCCCTGGAGGTGCCGGATGAGTATCTGAAACCTTATGGCGAATTGAAAGGCGGACGGCAAAAACTCGCGGGCATGCTGGCGGCGGTGGACGAGGCGATCGGTCAAATCGTGACCACATTGGAAAAAAGCGGCGAGCGTGAGAACACGCTGATCCTTTTTTCCACCGACAACGGCGGTCCGCCTCCTGGCAGCAACGGGCCGCTGCGTGCCTTTAAAGGCAGCATCTATGAGGGCGGTGTACGCGGCTGCGCCTTTGCCAACTGGCCGGGACATATTCCGGCTGGCAAGCGCCTCAAAGAACCCATGCATACGGTGGACTGGTATCCCACGCTGGTGAAACTGGCCGGCGGCTCCCTGGAGCAGAAGACGCCGCTGGATGGCAAGGATGTCTGGCCCATGCTGACGCAGGGTGCGCCCTCTCCGCATGATGCGATCCTCTGCGTGCAGTCTCCCACCATGGCCGCGCTGCGCATGGGCGACTGGAAGCTCGTCATGAATGGCAGTGATGCCGACAGCGAGGAAGCACCGGCAGAGGGTGCAAAAGGGAAGGGAAAAGGCAAAAAGGGAAAGGGGGGTGCGAAGACAGCCAACACCGCAGACACTTTCGCCCTCTACAACCTCGCCAACGACATCGGCGAAAAGAACAATCTGGCAGCGCAGGAGCCCGAGCGTCTGGCCACGATGCGTGCCAAACTGGCCGAGTTCCTGAAAGACGCCGTGACACCGGGCCAGGTAGGCCATGAGGCTGCAGCGATGTTTGACCAGACCAAAAAAAAGAAAGCTCCATGA
- a CDS encoding sulfatase family protein, with product MKRLALLLLALCPSLYAAEKPNILVIVADDLGYADIGVHGGKVVPTPNIDALAASGVRCTNGYVTAPYCSPSRAGFLTGKAQTRFGHEFNPHVGDEAKLGLPLDQRTIANVLHDEGYATALIGKWHQGFDAAHHPQSRGFDEFFGFLVGGHNYLLHKDAEPEFGSAHSHDMIYRGRELQHLDGYATDLFTDEALGFMGRNAAKPWFLYLAYNAVHTPLEIADRVKDRIPADVTDENRRGYLSLLLALDDDIGRITAELKAKHPNTLVFFFSDNGGSGRKPFFAYNTGVNTPLRGDKGQTLEGGIRVPFFVSWPGKLPAGKTYDHPVSTLDILPTACAITAAKQPAGVEGVNLLPHLKGEVSTPPHDMLAWRFGPQKAIREGNWKLVDVRDMEAKTQSGWKLYDLSTDIGEEHDLSAAKPEIVAKLSKAWAEWNAKNIAPQWHGAINEDPTAPAKPAAKAGKAKKK from the coding sequence ATGAAACGCCTCGCCCTGCTCCTGCTTGCCCTCTGTCCTTCGCTGTATGCTGCTGAGAAACCCAACATCCTTGTCATCGTCGCAGATGATCTCGGGTATGCGGACATCGGCGTGCATGGGGGGAAGGTGGTACCGACGCCGAACATTGATGCGCTGGCGGCCAGCGGGGTGCGGTGCACGAATGGGTACGTCACTGCACCCTATTGCAGCCCGTCGCGTGCAGGGTTCCTGACGGGGAAGGCGCAGACGCGGTTTGGGCATGAGTTCAACCCGCATGTGGGGGATGAGGCGAAGCTGGGGCTGCCGCTGGATCAGCGTACGATCGCCAATGTGCTGCATGACGAGGGCTACGCCACGGCGCTCATCGGGAAATGGCACCAGGGCTTTGATGCGGCACATCACCCGCAGTCGCGTGGCTTTGATGAGTTCTTTGGCTTCCTCGTGGGCGGGCACAACTACCTGCTGCACAAGGATGCCGAGCCTGAGTTTGGCTCCGCGCATTCGCATGACATGATCTATCGCGGTCGTGAGCTGCAGCATTTGGATGGATACGCCACGGACCTTTTCACCGATGAGGCGCTGGGATTCATGGGCCGGAATGCGGCCAAGCCTTGGTTCCTCTACCTGGCCTATAATGCCGTGCATACGCCGCTGGAGATCGCAGACCGAGTGAAGGATCGGATTCCTGCGGATGTGACCGATGAGAACCGTCGTGGTTATCTTTCGCTGCTACTGGCGCTCGATGATGACATTGGCCGCATCACCGCAGAGCTGAAGGCGAAGCATCCGAACACACTGGTGTTCTTTTTCAGTGACAACGGTGGCTCCGGCAGGAAACCCTTCTTTGCCTACAACACGGGTGTCAATACCCCGCTGCGTGGAGATAAAGGCCAGACGCTGGAGGGTGGCATCCGGGTGCCGTTCTTTGTGAGCTGGCCGGGCAAGCTGCCAGCTGGCAAGACCTACGACCACCCAGTGAGCACCTTGGACATCCTGCCCACGGCCTGCGCCATCACCGCTGCGAAACAGCCTGCGGGTGTGGAAGGCGTGAATCTGCTGCCTCATCTCAAAGGCGAGGTCTCCACGCCGCCGCATGACATGCTGGCCTGGCGCTTCGGGCCGCAGAAGGCCATCCGCGAAGGAAACTGGAAGCTGGTGGATGTACGAGACATGGAGGCCAAGACGCAGTCCGGCTGGAAGCTTTACGACCTGAGCACAGACATCGGCGAGGAGCATGATCTCTCGGCGGCAAAGCCGGAGATCGTGGCAAAGCTCTCCAAGGCTTGGGCCGAGTGGAACGCCAAAAACATCGCGCCGCAGTGGCATGGGGCGATCAACGAAGATCCCACTGCTCCGGCCAAACCGGCGGCCAAGGCTGGCAAGGCGAAAAAGAAGTGA
- a CDS encoding AbrB/MazE/SpoVT family DNA-binding domain-containing protein: MTAVVTLDKNGRFVIPKAMRDHLHLSAGDKLRLDVVGGRMELSQETLEAKIVRKENGLRVVVGWEGFDAAKAVRKMRADQVARLESPFRRK; this comes from the coding sequence ATGACCGCCGTCGTCACCCTCGACAAAAATGGCCGCTTCGTGATCCCCAAGGCCATGCGCGATCATTTGCACTTGAGTGCGGGTGACAAACTGCGCCTCGATGTCGTCGGCGGACGCATGGAGCTTAGCCAGGAGACACTGGAAGCCAAAATTGTCCGGAAGGAGAATGGATTGCGCGTGGTTGTGGGCTGGGAGGGCTTTGATGCAGCCAAGGCCGTGCGTAAAATGCGTGCGGACCAGGTGGCGAGACTGGAATCGCCTTTCCGCAGAAAATGA
- a CDS encoding sulfatase family protein: protein MKLRIILALGLVILAEAACASVKPNIIVFYTDDHGYADLGIRGVEKDVKTPHIDALARSGVIAKHGYSTAPQCVPSRGGLMAGKFQGRFNLDNNGSALDGFNKETTIATRLQRAGYVTAQFGKWHLGPQSEITKHGFKHVYSQHGQQKFPANITVDGQDKPMSEMKPELYHIDGCTRAAAAIVTRYKEQPFFLYIALRAPHTPLDAPQSYKDRFPGPMPERRRAALGMLAAVDDGVGLITDTLKQHGLTEKTLIFLIGDNGAPLKIHKTDSPLDGDAGGWDGSLNTPLNGEKGMLSEGGMHVPFLIAWPGTIPGGQTYKHAVSALDVAATAAALADVPVKPGDLDGVNLMPYLKGENTRPPHEALMWRWMAQSAIREGNWKLLRGGEREYLYDLSTDLEEKHSLASQHPDIATRLRDKLTTWCAELNPPGLALGPMSPVWNDYFDFYLEGKPAPKPETKADPPDTKATRGWLARGGNLINKNGVLVLTPDKGGKGTFITRSQIKLAAPATARIIFKTAASGQGAIAWRMDGDKDFLPANRAPFEVKAGDEWQTQEVAIPAKGRVIHVRVHLPLGAAEFRTIDLQPAK from the coding sequence ATGAAGCTCCGCATTATCCTCGCTCTAGGCCTCGTCATTCTGGCTGAAGCAGCCTGCGCTTCGGTGAAGCCCAACATCATTGTCTTCTACACCGATGACCACGGCTATGCTGATCTCGGCATCCGAGGTGTGGAGAAGGATGTGAAAACGCCGCACATCGACGCGCTGGCGCGCAGCGGTGTCATCGCAAAGCATGGCTACAGCACCGCGCCGCAGTGTGTGCCCTCACGCGGCGGGCTGATGGCAGGGAAATTCCAGGGGCGTTTCAATCTGGACAACAACGGCTCCGCTCTGGACGGCTTTAACAAAGAGACGACGATCGCCACGCGGCTGCAGCGGGCCGGGTATGTGACGGCGCAGTTTGGCAAATGGCACCTGGGGCCGCAGAGTGAGATCACCAAACATGGGTTCAAGCATGTGTATTCGCAGCACGGGCAGCAGAAGTTTCCCGCCAACATCACGGTGGATGGTCAAGACAAGCCGATGAGCGAGATGAAGCCGGAGCTTTATCACATCGATGGCTGCACACGGGCGGCGGCGGCGATCGTGACGCGTTACAAGGAGCAGCCGTTCTTTCTATACATCGCCCTGCGTGCGCCGCACACGCCGCTGGATGCACCGCAGTCGTACAAGGACCGCTTTCCCGGCCCGATGCCGGAGCGCCGTCGTGCCGCGCTGGGCATGCTGGCTGCGGTGGACGACGGCGTGGGCCTGATCACGGACACGCTGAAGCAGCACGGACTGACGGAAAAGACGCTGATCTTTCTCATCGGCGACAACGGCGCTCCGCTCAAGATTCACAAAACCGACTCGCCGCTGGATGGCGACGCGGGCGGCTGGGATGGCAGCCTGAACACACCGCTGAATGGAGAGAAGGGCATGCTGAGCGAAGGCGGCATGCATGTGCCTTTTCTTATCGCATGGCCCGGCACGATTCCCGGCGGGCAGACGTATAAGCATGCGGTGAGCGCACTGGATGTCGCGGCCACGGCGGCGGCATTGGCTGATGTTCCCGTGAAGCCGGGAGATCTGGATGGCGTGAATCTCATGCCTTATCTCAAAGGGGAAAACACGCGACCTCCGCATGAGGCGCTGATGTGGCGCTGGATGGCCCAGAGCGCCATTCGTGAGGGAAACTGGAAGCTGCTGCGCGGGGGCGAGCGCGAGTATCTCTACGACCTCTCCACCGATCTGGAGGAGAAACACAGCCTGGCCTCGCAGCATCCGGACATCGCGACACGGCTGCGTGACAAACTCACGACATGGTGTGCGGAGCTCAACCCGCCCGGCCTTGCTCTCGGGCCTATGTCCCCCGTGTGGAATGACTATTTTGACTTTTACCTCGAAGGAAAGCCTGCGCCGAAACCTGAGACCAAGGCCGACCCACCCGACACCAAGGCCACACGCGGCTGGCTGGCGCGTGGAGGCAACCTGATCAATAAGAATGGAGTGCTGGTGCTCACGCCAGACAAGGGTGGCAAGGGCACCTTCATCACCCGCAGTCAGATCAAGCTGGCCGCTCCTGCGACAGCCAGAATCATCTTCAAAACCGCCGCTTCAGGTCAGGGCGCCATCGCCTGGCGCATGGATGGAGACAAAGACTTTCTCCCTGCGAACCGTGCGCCGTTTGAAGTGAAAGCGGGCGATGAATGGCAGACGCAAGAGGTTGCGATCCCGGCCAAGGGGCGTGTGATTCATGTGCGTGTGCATCTGCCATTGGGCGCGGCGGAATTCCGCACGATTGACCTCCAGCCAGCCAAGTGA
- a CDS encoding sulfatase family protein yields MSNLTLTFLAAAFLSLQLYGAEKVLPPNIVVFISDDHGMLDSEPYGATDIGTPNMAKLAAEGMKFTHAFVASPSCGPSRTALCTGLWPARNGAEPNHKAKNPDVKSLPPVLHALGYEVAAFGKVAHGNYGKDHGFDVLGGEQHGDTDTVEVAKFLNTRDASKPLCLFFGTRHPHVPWGENAGYDTATIKLPPKHVDTAATREQRARYCSDITRADNLLGELRALVKEKVPGNTLFIYTADHGGQWPFGKWNLYDAGIRIPFIAAWPGHLAPASTNDAMIAWPDLLPTFIELGGGTVPEGIDGKSFASVLLGKATTHRERIFTTHSGDGDFNVYPIRSVRARDWKYIRNLHPEFQHHTHISRSSNVTSGFNYWQSWLSAAESSPEAAAKVKRYSVRPAEELYDLKSDPNELHNLAAEPTQAERLQQMRVDMDAWMQQQGDKQTVFGKPLMIGEPLTMVDPGAGKKKKAK; encoded by the coding sequence ATGTCCAACCTGACTCTGACCTTTCTTGCCGCTGCTTTTCTGAGCCTGCAGCTTTATGGAGCTGAGAAAGTCTTGCCGCCAAACATCGTCGTCTTTATTTCGGATGATCATGGCATGCTGGATTCCGAGCCTTATGGAGCCACGGACATCGGCACGCCCAACATGGCGAAGCTGGCGGCGGAGGGAATGAAGTTTACGCATGCGTTTGTGGCCTCGCCTTCCTGCGGCCCCAGCCGCACGGCGCTGTGCACAGGGCTGTGGCCGGCGCGGAATGGAGCGGAGCCGAACCACAAGGCGAAGAATCCGGATGTGAAATCTCTTCCGCCCGTGCTGCATGCGCTGGGCTATGAGGTGGCGGCGTTTGGCAAGGTGGCGCATGGAAACTACGGCAAGGACCATGGCTTCGATGTTTTGGGAGGTGAGCAGCACGGTGACACAGACACCGTGGAAGTGGCCAAGTTTCTCAACACCCGTGATGCCTCCAAGCCGCTGTGCCTGTTCTTTGGCACGCGTCATCCGCATGTCCCCTGGGGCGAGAACGCGGGCTATGACACGGCGACGATCAAACTTCCCCCTAAACATGTGGATACTGCGGCGACACGGGAGCAACGAGCGCGCTACTGCTCGGACATCACGCGTGCGGACAACCTGCTCGGTGAGCTGCGGGCGCTGGTGAAAGAAAAGGTGCCGGGGAATACGCTTTTCATCTACACCGCTGATCACGGCGGGCAGTGGCCGTTTGGGAAATGGAACCTTTATGATGCGGGCATCCGCATCCCCTTCATTGCAGCCTGGCCGGGACATCTGGCACCGGCTTCCACGAATGATGCCATGATCGCCTGGCCGGATCTGCTGCCGACCTTCATCGAGCTGGGTGGCGGCACGGTGCCGGAGGGCATTGATGGGAAATCATTTGCCTCCGTGCTGCTGGGCAAAGCCACAACGCATCGTGAGCGCATTTTCACCACGCACAGCGGCGATGGTGATTTCAACGTCTATCCCATCCGCAGTGTGCGTGCGCGCGACTGGAAGTACATCCGCAACCTGCACCCCGAATTCCAGCATCACACCCACATCTCCCGCTCCAGCAATGTGACCAGCGGGTTCAACTACTGGCAGAGCTGGCTCAGCGCCGCAGAGAGCAGCCCAGAAGCTGCGGCCAAGGTGAAGCGGTACTCGGTGCGGCCTGCGGAGGAGCTGTACGATCTGAAGAGTGATCCGAACGAGTTGCACAACCTCGCCGCCGAACCCACGCAGGCTGAGCGCCTGCAGCAGATGCGCGTCGATATGGATGCCTGGATGCAGCAGCAGGGGGACAAGCAGACCGTTTTTGGCAAGCCGCTGATGATTGGCGAACCGCTGACGATGGTGGATCCCGGCGCCGGCAAAAAGAAGAAGGCCAAATGA
- a CDS encoding family 16 glycoside hydrolase: MKRLLLPLLLAALGSASAQEGFKPLFNGKDLTGWDGNPELWSVEDGCITGKTTGPEQLTYNQFLIWRGGKVKNFELHAKIKESGNNTGIQYRSKELPENGKWSIGGYQCDIHPAHPNNAMVYEERGRGIIVQNGQGVVIDPEGKRWLASEHEPVKVDIAEWHEYTVIAQGNHLIHKIDGKVTIDLLDFEESKRALEGLIAFQIHRGPAMRVQIKDVMLKELPDGGVISFEKSAIPSDAQIIEAKAPAKGKGKAPAPAPAPAKGDAKGKNAAAKGKPKRPDAVGPAIGANVATPVSNIKTLPDFKVELLYSVPGGEQGSWVNLCADDKGRIYASDQYGCLYRFNPPAAGQPLKAADVQKVAAEIRGVNGMLFAFGALYIGVNDYEKKIPSGVYRITDSNNDDMPDKVEMLREFDAGSDHGVHAILKTPDGKGLYLISGNNAVLKEGPKAGTLDTSPVAKLWGDDHLLPRMPDGRGHNRHVMAPGGIVYRFSPDGKQFEIFASGFRNIYDGGVNREGELFVYDADMEYDFNTSWYRPTRINHVVSGGEYGWRNGAGKYPEFYYDNLPATLNIGPGSPTGCTFGYGAKFPAKYQDAFYALDWSWGKIYAVHLKPDGASYTATKEEFVTGGPLPVSDAIIGPDGAMYFTIGGRRVQSGLYRVTYTGQESTAPAIHEPQITAGAKLRQQLEAFHGKADTKAVAFAWPHLSHKDRYIRAAARTVLEHNPVSEWETKALNEKNATAQLEALLALARVTGVCPTHRTEGYVVNTAKRDEILAALLKRDFKKLNNEQRMAYVRLTEIVLHRFGNPDDATVAAIIAKLDPAYPADNFELNWLLTETLGYLQDPKAAAKGMALIAAAESQEPQMEYARSLRFLKTGWTKELRTQQLEWFLKAANYKGGASFDKFIEFIRNDSLTTFTPEENAELAELIAKKPERKSAIENVGAMFVGRTPTMWTLDELSAAAKTGMKGRSFENGRKMFTAAACYTCHRFGNAGGMTGPDLTGAGGRYSPHDLLDNIINPSKVINEQFAPIIVTKNDGSVMSGVVVNLSGDGVTLNTDLTDPNQRVNVDRKEVKSIELSTVSPMPPMLLSMLKKDEILDLVAYVLSGGDKGNAMFVK, translated from the coding sequence ATGAAACGTCTTCTTCTACCTCTCCTGCTCGCCGCCCTGGGTTCTGCCTCCGCCCAGGAGGGCTTCAAGCCTTTGTTCAACGGCAAGGACCTCACCGGCTGGGATGGCAATCCGGAGCTGTGGAGCGTGGAGGACGGCTGCATCACGGGCAAGACCACCGGGCCGGAGCAGCTCACGTACAACCAGTTTCTGATCTGGCGCGGCGGCAAGGTGAAGAACTTTGAGCTGCATGCGAAGATCAAGGAAAGCGGCAACAACACGGGCATTCAGTACCGCAGCAAGGAGCTGCCGGAGAATGGCAAGTGGTCCATCGGTGGCTATCAATGCGACATTCATCCAGCCCATCCCAACAACGCGATGGTGTATGAAGAGCGCGGGCGAGGCATCATCGTGCAAAACGGGCAGGGGGTGGTGATCGATCCCGAGGGCAAACGCTGGCTGGCCTCCGAGCACGAGCCGGTGAAGGTGGACATCGCCGAATGGCATGAGTACACCGTCATCGCGCAGGGAAACCACCTGATTCACAAGATCGATGGCAAGGTGACGATCGACCTGCTCGACTTTGAGGAATCGAAGCGCGCACTCGAAGGGCTGATCGCGTTCCAGATTCATCGCGGCCCTGCCATGAGGGTGCAGATCAAAGACGTAATGCTCAAGGAGCTGCCGGATGGAGGCGTGATCTCGTTTGAGAAGTCCGCGATCCCCAGCGATGCGCAGATCATCGAAGCCAAGGCACCTGCCAAGGGCAAAGGCAAGGCACCTGCGCCAGCTCCTGCTCCGGCCAAGGGTGATGCCAAGGGCAAGAATGCTGCCGCCAAGGGGAAGCCGAAGCGCCCGGATGCGGTCGGTCCGGCTATCGGCGCGAATGTGGCCACACCGGTCAGCAACATCAAGACGCTGCCAGATTTCAAAGTGGAGCTGCTCTACTCCGTGCCCGGCGGTGAGCAGGGCTCCTGGGTGAATCTTTGCGCGGACGACAAAGGCCGCATCTATGCCAGCGACCAGTATGGCTGCCTGTACCGCTTCAACCCGCCTGCCGCAGGTCAGCCGCTGAAGGCTGCCGATGTGCAGAAAGTGGCTGCGGAAATTCGCGGAGTGAACGGCATGCTCTTCGCCTTTGGCGCTCTTTACATCGGCGTGAACGATTACGAAAAGAAGATCCCCAGCGGCGTGTACCGCATCACTGACAGCAACAACGATGACATGCCAGACAAGGTGGAGATGCTGCGCGAATTTGACGCCGGCAGCGACCACGGCGTGCATGCCATTTTGAAAACGCCGGACGGCAAGGGGCTCTACCTCATCAGCGGAAACAATGCCGTGCTCAAGGAAGGGCCGAAGGCTGGCACGCTGGACACCTCTCCTGTGGCCAAGCTCTGGGGCGATGACCACCTGCTGCCGCGCATGCCGGACGGCCGCGGCCACAACCGCCATGTGATGGCTCCTGGCGGCATCGTTTACCGTTTCTCACCGGATGGCAAACAGTTCGAGATCTTTGCCTCCGGCTTCCGCAACATCTACGACGGCGGTGTGAACCGCGAGGGCGAGCTCTTCGTGTACGACGCAGACATGGAGTATGACTTCAACACCTCCTGGTACCGCCCCACGCGTATCAACCACGTCGTCAGCGGCGGAGAGTACGGCTGGCGCAACGGCGCGGGCAAGTATCCCGAGTTCTACTATGACAACCTGCCCGCCACGCTGAACATCGGTCCGGGATCGCCCACCGGCTGCACCTTTGGTTACGGTGCCAAATTCCCTGCCAAATACCAAGATGCCTTTTACGCGCTGGACTGGAGCTGGGGCAAAATCTACGCCGTGCATCTCAAGCCAGACGGCGCGAGCTACACCGCCACGAAGGAAGAGTTTGTGACTGGAGGTCCGCTTCCGGTGAGCGATGCGATCATCGGCCCAGACGGAGCGATGTATTTCACGATTGGCGGCCGTCGTGTGCAGAGCGGTCTGTATCGTGTAACATACACAGGCCAGGAATCGACCGCACCCGCGATACACGAACCGCAGATCACGGCAGGTGCCAAACTGCGTCAGCAGTTGGAGGCGTTCCATGGCAAGGCGGATACAAAAGCCGTTGCATTCGCCTGGCCACATCTGAGCCATAAGGACCGCTACATCCGCGCCGCCGCCCGCACGGTGCTGGAGCACAACCCTGTCTCTGAATGGGAGACCAAGGCGCTGAATGAAAAGAATGCCACCGCGCAGCTTGAAGCGCTGCTGGCGCTGGCGCGCGTGACGGGCGTGTGCCCCACTCACCGCACCGAAGGCTACGTGGTGAACACGGCGAAGAGGGATGAAATCCTCGCCGCGCTGCTCAAGCGCGACTTTAAAAAGCTGAATAACGAGCAGCGCATGGCCTATGTGCGCCTGACCGAGATCGTGCTGCACCGCTTTGGCAATCCGGACGATGCCACGGTGGCGGCGATCATCGCCAAGCTCGACCCTGCGTATCCGGCGGACAACTTTGAGCTCAACTGGCTGCTCACGGAAACACTGGGCTACCTGCAGGACCCGAAGGCTGCGGCGAAGGGCATGGCCCTCATTGCCGCAGCAGAGAGCCAGGAGCCGCAGATGGAATATGCACGCAGCCTGCGCTTTCTGAAGACCGGCTGGACCAAGGAGTTGCGCACACAGCAGCTTGAGTGGTTCCTGAAAGCGGCGAACTACAAAGGCGGCGCCAGCTTTGACAAATTCATCGAGTTCATCCGCAATGACAGCCTGACCACCTTCACGCCGGAAGAAAACGCGGAGCTGGCGGAGCTGATCGCTAAGAAGCCCGAACGCAAATCCGCCATCGAAAACGTCGGTGCCATGTTCGTGGGCCGCACACCCACGATGTGGACGCTGGACGAACTCAGCGCCGCCGCCAAGACAGGCATGAAGGGCCGCAGCTTTGAAAACGGCCGCAAAATGTTCACTGCCGCCGCCTGCTACACCTGCCACCGCTTTGGCAATGCCGGCGGCATGACCGGCCCGGACCTCACCGGCGCTGGCGGCCGCTACAGCCCGCACGACTTGCTCGACAACATCATCAACCCCAGCAAGGTCATCAACGAGCAGTTTGCTCCGATCATTGTCACCAAGAACGACGGCAGCGTGATGAGCGGCGTGGTGGTGAACCTGAGCGGCGACGGCGTGACCCTCAACACCGACCTCACCGACCCGAACCAGCGCGTGAACGTGGACCGCAAGGAAGTGAAGAGCATCGAGCTCAGCACCGTCTCCCCCATGCCGCCCATGCTGCTGTCCATGCTCAAGAAGGACGAGATCCTCGACCTCGTGGCCTATGTGCTGAGCGGTGGTGACAAGGGGAATGCGATGTTTGTGAAGTGA